In Pyrus communis chromosome 8, drPyrComm1.1, whole genome shotgun sequence, one genomic interval encodes:
- the LOC137741899 gene encoding F-box/FBD/LRR-repeat protein At5g56420-like has product MGTNSKSKLPNACNGDRISSLPNEILCLILSLLPTKEAVKTSVLSPRWRYVWAPIPTLELYDKSSQRALNSVSPSFAEFVGRRLFTHRSHPDRGFAEFVDRALGIRGSSDIHTFRLSCAGVENYPSVEDWICTAIRLKVVELELVLHSLSDPFKLPDNLFTCKTLVVLKLWLESNVTFTPTSGCFPNLKFFHARIRNPDAHSMKSLFYSCPALEDLIIDGLVAVRKVLNFNISAPKLKRLKIYVVKDEPWEETGSNISFYVSAPNLETFDLEEDFFANYCFKANELSKANINLEDVHKSGHDDYELGWDYRLQKLFAGIKNVKFLSLSAPIFGDPGCYTEDNFPFPKLNRLNHLELLLDTCCNWKALIDLLNMSPHLEYLDFTTNKKCKADHPLEDSVREWVSPEFVPVCLSSYLKTISIQGIEGRHDEMEVTKYLLKHGKVLDKVTFYTSAVRADHKMKLCQDISMFSKGSTTCQIDFLEK; this is encoded by the exons ATGGGTACCAACTCAAAGTCAAAGCTTCCCAATGCATGCAATGGAGATAGGATCAGTAGTTTACCAAATGAAATTCTTTGCCTCATCCTTTCCCTCCTTCCAACAAAAGAAGCTGTAAAGACCAGTGTTTTATCACCGAGATGGAGGTATGTGTGGGCTCCTATTCCCACTCTAGAGCTTTATGATAAGAGCTCGCAAAGAGCATTGAATTCAGTTAGCCCCAGTTTCGCTGAGTTTGTGGGTCGTCGCCTCTTCACTCATAGATCCCACCCAGATCGTGGTTTTGCGGAGTTTGTGGATCGTGCACTCGGCATTCGTGGCTCATCTGACATTCATACATTCCGTCTCTCTTGTGCTGGAGTGGAGAATTATCCTAGTGTTGAAGATTGGATTTGCACTGCCATTAGGCTTAAGGTTGTTGAACTCGAACTTGTTCTTCATTCTTTAAGCGACCCGTTTAAGTTGCCCGATAACCTTTTCACGTGCAAGACATTGGTGGTTTTGAAGCTTTGGCTGGAATCGAATGTTACCTTTACTCCTACTTCAGGTTGTTTCCCAAATCTGAAGTTCTTCCATGCCAGAATCCGCAATCCTGATGCTCACTCAATGAAGTCGCTCTTTTATTCTTGCCCTGCACTCGAAGATTTAATCATAGATGGACTTGTTGCAGTTCgtaaagttttgaattttaatatctCTGCACCTAAActgaaaagactcaaaatatATGTGGTCAAAGACGAACCGTGGGAAGAAACTGGGTCCAATATTTCTTTCTATGTCAGTGCTCCAAATCTTGAAACTTTTGATCTCGAGGAAGACTTTTTTGCAAACTATTGCTTCAAGGCAAATGAACTGAGCAAAGCAAACATTAATCTCGAAGATGTGCACAAGTCTGGGCACGATGACTATGAACTTGGTTGGGATTATCGTCTGCAGAAGCTTTTTGCCGGAATTAAAAATGTGAAATTTCTGTCACTTTCAGCTCCAATTTTTGGG GATCCTGGCTGTTACACTGAAGATAATTTCCCCTTCCCTAAACTGAATCGTTTGAACCACTTGGAGTTACTTCTTGACACTTGCTGCAACTGGAAAGCTCTCATAGATCTGCTCAATATGTCGCCCCATCTGGAATATCTTGATTTCACAACT AACAAGAAATGTAAGGCGGATCATCCCTTGGAGGACTCGGTACGTGAATGGGTTTCACCTGAGTTTGTGCCTGTTTGCTTGTCGTCATACTTGAAGACTATATCCATACAGGGAATCGAGGGGCGGCATGATGAGATGGAAGTGACAAAGTACTTGTTGAAGCACGGTAAAGTCCTGGATAAGGTGACATTTTATACGAGTGCCGTTCGTGCAGATCACAAGATGAAGCTATGTCAAGATATTTCAATGTTCTCAAAGGGTTCGACGACTTGTCAAATTGATTTCCTGGAGAAATGA
- the LOC137741900 gene encoding F-box/LRR-repeat protein At4g14103-like, whose product MGSNSKLKYANACNKDRISALPDEIICDILSTLSTKEAVRTSIISPRWRNVWAHVPTLDLCDKHYQREFNPVGFSEFVDRALCIHSPFNNHEFRLSSAFAEFVDRALSIRGSSKIHRLRLCCSGVKNYPLIDAWIRTAIRLNVVELELVLYSFGRPFELARNLFTCKTLVVLKLLLESNITFTPTSDCFPSLKFFHAKVYDPDADSMEKLFSSCPALEELIIGGDIVASKVLNFNIEAPELNRLKIFLAEDDFWEGSESNIFFNVNAPNLEKFDLEADFVANYILNANSLSEAKIDLEYVHTSGYIDYELGCVDRLERLFAGLLNVKYLSLSAPLFGDPECHTEDGFHLPELNRLNHLELLLFTCCNWKSLIDLLKISPHLEHLDVYNNKECTLENYRDLLVCEWVPPEFVPICLLSHLKTICLRGIQGRPDETEVTKYLLKHGEVLNKVTIYTCDFRVEDKVKLCQEISMFSKGSTTCQIEFLEK is encoded by the exons ATGGGTTCGAACTCAAAGTTAAAGTATGCCAATGCATGCAACAAAGATAGAATCAGTGCATTACCAGATGAAATTATCTGCGACATTCTTTCCACCCTGTCAACTAAAGAAGCTGTAAGGACCAGTATTATATCACCCAGATGGAGGAATGTGTGGGCTCATGTTCCCACTCTAGACCTTTGTGATAAGCATTATCAACGAGAATTTAACCCAGTTGGTTTTTCTGAGTTTGTCGATCGTGCACTCTGCATTCATAGCCCGTTCAACAATCATGAATTCCGTCTCTCTAGTGCTTTTGCAGAGTTTGTGGATCGTGCACTCTCCATTCGTGGCTCGTCCAAAATTCACAGACTCCGTCTTTGTTGCTCTGGGGTGAAGAATTATCCTCTTATTGATGCTTGGATAAGGACTGCCATTAGGCTTAATGTTGTTGAACTCGAACTTGTTCTGTATTCTTTTGGCCGCCCTTTTGAGTTGGCTAGAAATCTTTTCACGTGCAAAACGCTGGTCGTTTTGAAGCTTTTGCTGGAATCAAATATTACCTTCACTCCTACCTCAGATTGTTTCCCAAGTCTTAAGTTCTTCCATGCTAAAGTCTATGATCCTGATGCTGACTCAATGGAGAAGCTCTTTTCTTCTTGCCCTGCACTTGAAGAATTGATCATAGGAGGAGATATTGTAGCTAgtaaagttttgaattttaatatagAGGCACCTGAACTAAACAGACTGAAAATATTCTTGGCGGAAGACGACTTTTGGGAAGGATCCGAGTCAAATATCTTTTTCAATGTTAATGCTCCAAATCTTGAAAAGTTTGATCTCGAGGCTGATTTTGTAgcaaactatattttgaatgcaaATTCACTCAGCGAAGCCAAGATTGATCTCGAATATGTGCACACGTCTGGGTACATTGACTATGAACTTGGTTGTGTTGATCGTCTGGAAAGGCTTTTTGCAGGACTTCTCAATGTGAAATATCTGTCACTTTCAGCTCCACTTTTCGGG GATCCTGAATGTCACACTGAAGATGGTTTTCATCTGCCTGAACTGAATCGTTTGAACCATTTGGAGCTACTTCTTTTTACTTGCTGCAATTGGAAATCACTCATAGATTTGCTCAAGATATCGCCCCATCTGGAACATCTTGATGTTTATAAT AACAAGGAATGTACGTTGGAAAATTATCGTGATCTCTTGGTATGTGAATGGGTTCCACCTGAGTTTGTGCCTATTTGTTTGTTGTCGCACCTCAAGACTATTTGCCTTCGAGGAATCCAGGGCCGGCCTGATGAGACAGAAGTGACAAAGTACTTGTTGAAGCATGGCGAAGTCCTGAATAAGGTCACGATTTATACGTGCGACTTCCGCGTAGAAGACAAGGTGAAACTATGCCaggaaatttcaatgttttcaaAGGGTTCGACGACTTGTCAAATTGAATTCCTGGAGAAATGA
- the LOC137743706 gene encoding F-box/LRR-repeat protein At4g14103-like: MVSNSMPCQTCSEDRISRLPDGILCHILSFLDITETVKTSGLSHRWKDVWVSFPTLKFNVQNPESDKGRSAGFVDQVLSHSGSSSIQRFELVCYGVDDYFSRIRDWVCTALRRNVVELLLYLFPNPGKLYEFPQSLFKCKTLSVLKLRLQFDLIAIPSNSDCFPHLKILHVTVCCPNADSMKKLFSCCPALEDLVIDGFISKIAREERLVLSFTVSAPKLRRLRICLRRGSNNYVSININAPHLEKLDLFDNFLVDYALKNEKSLSTAKIAVQIHKRGQNDHLDNDYAARMHRLFAGIINVKSLSLSAPILRDSDPKFQRLLPTFYNLNHLELLLKTCCSWKSLIKLLEISPNLENLVFENNVECYTADDKNKLHEWCPPSIVPICLLSSLKSISVRGYKWRPDEMEVAKYMLEHGVVLKKVIVYTRSIPMEKQMELEQEFSKFPRASKTCQIELVELKAKG; encoded by the exons ATGGTTTCGAACTCAATGCCTTGTCAAACGTGCAGTGAAGATAGGATCAGTAGATTACCAGATGGCATTCTTTGTCACATTCTTTCCTTCCTTGATATAACCGAGACTGTAAAGACCAGCGGTTTATCACACAGATGGAAGGATGTGTGGGTTTCTTTTCCTACTCTTAAGTTCAATGTACAAAACCCGGAATCTGACAAAGGCCGTAGTGCAGGATTTGTGGATCAAGTACTTTCTCATAGTGGATCGTCAAGCATTCAGCGGTTCGAACTTGTATGTTACGGGGTGGATGATTATTTTTCTCGTATTCGTGATTGGGTTTGCACTGCCCTTAGGCGTAATGTTGTTGAGCTCCTTCTTTATTTGTTTCCAAATCCAGGGAAGCTTTATGAGTTTCCTCAAAGCCTTTTCAAGTGCAAGACTTTGTCGGTTTTGAAGCTGAGGCTGCAATTCGATCTTATTGCTATTCCCTCAAACTCTGATTGTTTTCCTCATCTCAAAATCCTCCATGTTACAGTCTGTTGCCCGAATGCTGACTCAATGAAGAAACTTTTTTCATGTTGTCCAGCACTTGAAGATTTGGTTATAGATGGATTTATTTCGAAAATCGCCAGAGAAGAACGTCTCGTCTTGAGCTTCACTGTCTCTGCACCTAAACTCAGAAGATTACGAATATGTTTGCGGCGTGGTTCTAACAACTACGTTTCTATTAATATTAATGCTCCACATCTTGAAAAGTTGGATCTCTTTGACAATTTTTTGGTGGACTATGCGTTGAAGAACGAAAAATCCCTAAGCACAGCCAAGATTGCTGTCCAAATTCATAAGAGAGGTCAGAATGATCACCTCGACAATGATTATGCTGCTCGCATGCATAGGCTTTTCGCAGGAATTATCAATGttaagtctctctctctttcagctCCAATTTTGAGA gaTTCTGATCCTAAATTTCAACGTCTGCTGCCTACATTTTATAATTTGAACCACTTGGAACTACTTCTTAAAACGTGCTGCTCCTGGAAATCATTGATAAAGTTGCTCGAGATCTCACCCAATCTGGAGAATCTTGTCTTTGAAAAT AACGTCGAATGTTATACTGCTGATGACAAGAATAAGCTCCATGAATGGTGTCCACCGAGCATTGTGCCTATTTGTTTGTTGTCAAGCCTGAAGTCTATTTCCGTACGAGGATACAAATGGCGGCCAGATGAGATGGAAGTGGCAAAGTACATGCTGGAGCATGGTGTAGTTTTGAAGAAAGTGATAGTTTATACCAGAAGTATCCCTATGGAAAAACAAATGGAGTTGGAGCAGGAGTTTTCAAAGTTCCCAAGGGCATCAAAAACTTGCCAAATTGAACTTGTGGAACTCAAAGCAAAAGGTTAG